Below is a genomic region from Methanosphaera sp. ISO3-F5.
TTGAATGTTGCTTCAGGTTTGTCACCAGGATTTAAGTACTGTTTGTGGATTTGTCCATCAGCAATTAATTCTATCATTGCAATGTAATGGTCTTCATCCATTGGGTGTTCTACTTCTCCTACTTTAACATGGTATCCATCTTCAATTCTTGTTACGATTGGAACGTGTTTTGGAGATCCTTCACCTTCAGTTTTTGCTTCTATAACATTTAATTGTGCTACATCAACATCTTGTCCTGGTTTAATTATTTCAATAATATTTCCACTATTTTTACATAAAACTATGCTTGTTTTATCAAAATCTGCCATGATATTTAACTCCTAATCATTTTCTATAAAAAAATGGTTTGGGTGGTGAGGTGTAAGCTTCTATATACTTAGAAGTCTTCTTGTGATAATTCGAAGTATGCGGATGGGTGTTCACATATTGGACATACTTCTGGTGGTTTTTCTCCTTTGTATACGAAACCACATTTTCTGCATACCCATGTAATTTCTTCGTCTCTGTTGAAGAATGTTTCTCCTTCTACCATTGCTAGTAATTTTCGGTATCTTTCTTCGTGGTGTGCTTCTACTAGACCGATGTTTCTTAATCTTGCTGCTATTGTGGAAAATCCTTCTTCTTCTGCTACATCAGCAAATTCTGGGTACATGGATGTAGCTTCTTCGTTTTCTCCTTCTGCTGCTGCTTTAAGGTTTTCGGCTGTGGTTCCGTATGTGAATCCTACACTTGTTGGGATGTCGATACAATCTGCATCTTCTTTTAATTCTTGTATCATTTTAAATAATACTTTTGCGTGTTGGAATTCGTTATCTGCTGTTAATAGGAATATTTCAGCGATTTTTTCGAATCCTTCTTTTTTTGCAATTTTAGAGTACATTGTGTATCTGTTTCTTGCTTGACTTTCTCCAACGAATGCTTTGGATAAATTTTCTAATGTTTTTACCATATTAAATCACCTTTTTTTATAACAAAACTTATTAAAATTTATTTATTTATTGTTTTA
It encodes:
- a CDS encoding desulfoferrodoxin family protein; this translates as MADFDKTSIVLCKNSGNIIEIIKPGQDVDVAQLNVIEAKTEGEGSPKHVPIVTRIEDGYHVKVGEVEHPMDEDHYIAMIELIADGQIHKQYLNPGDKPEATFKIPEADSVEAREFCTLHGLWKA
- the rbr gene encoding rubrerythrin; its protein translation is MVKTLENLSKAFVGESQARNRYTMYSKIAKKEGFEKIAEIFLLTADNEFQHAKVLFKMIQELKEDADCIDIPTSVGFTYGTTAENLKAAAEGENEEATSMYPEFADVAEEEGFSTIAARLRNIGLVEAHHEERYRKLLAMVEGETFFNRDEEITWVCRKCGFVYKGEKPPEVCPICEHPSAYFELSQEDF